One window of Acidobacteriota bacterium genomic DNA carries:
- a CDS encoding (2Fe-2S) ferredoxin domain-containing protein, translating into MRYPFERHVLVCIGGRCNDEKQGQNRGELIRAELKDLNKSLGRKKLVRVCGVTCLDMCDDGPNMVVWPGGEAYNHLTIETAKEHYLRETENLEAKTKPQ; encoded by the coding sequence ATGCGATACCCATTCGAAAGACACGTACTCGTGTGCATCGGCGGTCGTTGCAACGACGAGAAGCAGGGGCAGAACCGGGGGGAGCTGATCCGAGCCGAGCTGAAGGATCTCAACAAGTCCCTCGGGCGGAAGAAACTGGTCCGCGTGTGCGGGGTCACCTGCCTCGACATGTGCGACGACGGTCCCAACATGGTGGTCTGGCCGGGCGGGGAGGCTTACAATCACCTGACGATCGAGACCGCGAAGGAGCACTATCTCCGCGAAACCGAGAATCTCGAGGCGAAGACGAAACCGCAATAA
- a CDS encoding COX15/CtaA family protein, producing the protein MSATGTTPRSLRRFTKLTAVYVLFLVFAGAMVTSTDSGLAVPDWPLSYGMVFPPMKGGVFYEHGHRMIAAIAGFLTVIQAIWLQMRGSKVLRRLGWATVGVVIAQGILGGVTVLLKLPTWTSVSHAMLAEAYLCMHVAMAFLASDAAARWKARDNVEGSNRAARFAIIAFALISIQILLGAMTRHMGAGMAIPDFPLAFGQIVPAFTSAAIAIHYAHRVGALIVTVYLFLIFRPVLASGKPASIRFYSLALALVAVQIALGAFTIWTARDPIIASLHLLGGASLLVTTLLMAMALRTEPSREMKSADDAATLPTGAMA; encoded by the coding sequence TTGAGCGCCACAGGCACGACTCCACGTTCTCTTCGACGTTTCACCAAACTGACGGCGGTGTACGTTCTCTTTCTCGTCTTCGCGGGAGCGATGGTGACGAGCACCGACTCCGGGCTCGCGGTCCCCGACTGGCCTCTCTCGTACGGAATGGTATTTCCGCCGATGAAGGGGGGCGTCTTCTACGAGCATGGCCATCGGATGATCGCCGCGATCGCGGGTTTCCTGACCGTGATTCAGGCGATCTGGCTGCAGATGAGGGGCTCGAAGGTTCTGCGTCGACTCGGGTGGGCAACCGTCGGCGTGGTCATCGCCCAGGGCATCCTGGGAGGCGTGACGGTGCTTCTCAAGCTACCCACGTGGACCTCCGTTTCGCACGCGATGCTCGCCGAGGCCTATCTCTGCATGCATGTTGCGATGGCGTTTCTCGCTTCAGATGCTGCGGCTCGATGGAAGGCACGGGACAACGTCGAAGGATCGAATCGAGCGGCCCGGTTTGCAATCATTGCATTCGCGCTGATCTCGATCCAGATTCTTCTCGGCGCGATGACCCGGCATATGGGAGCGGGGATGGCGATTCCCGATTTCCCCCTGGCTTTCGGGCAGATCGTCCCGGCGTTCACGAGCGCGGCCATCGCGATACACTACGCGCATCGCGTGGGTGCTCTGATCGTTACCGTCTATCTCTTTCTGATTTTCCGGCCCGTTCTCGCTTCGGGAAAGCCCGCCTCGATCCGCTTTTACAGCCTCGCACTCGCGCTCGTAGCGGTTCAGATCGCGCTGGGCGCCTTCACCATCTGGACGGCGAGAGATCCGATCATCGCGAGTCTCCATCTTCTCGGCGGCGCATCGCTGCTCGTAACGACGCTTCTGATGGCGATGGCGCTGCGGACGGAGCCGTCACGAGAGATGAAATCGGCAGATGATGCGGCGACCCTTCCAACAGGGGCGATGGCATGA
- the cyoE gene encoding heme o synthase, whose product MSDTAVLERAGFGAPRDYLELAKARVLSLILVVTAAGFIVASPVSVSVPLLVLTLVGTGLVAAGTNSFNQIVEQDFDRLMERTMGRPLPSGRLSGAAAVTFAVFTIALGFALLSIGVNLLAGALALTTTVAYLLLYTPLKRRTSLSTIAGAVPGAIPPMIGWAAATGALEPGAWMLFAILFVWQLPHFFAIGHLYREDYTRGGFRLLCVVDEDGRQAGLQSVLYSLILLPLTLGLPMVGIGGKWSAVGAFLLSVGFVLSAFGFHRERSRDRARNLFRASIYYLLLVMVLMVVGTWMGG is encoded by the coding sequence ATGAGTGACACTGCCGTTCTGGAGCGGGCAGGATTCGGAGCGCCGAGAGACTATCTGGAGCTCGCTAAGGCACGGGTTCTTTCGCTGATTCTGGTCGTCACCGCCGCGGGGTTCATCGTCGCGAGTCCGGTCAGCGTTTCGGTTCCGCTGCTCGTTCTCACGCTCGTGGGAACCGGGCTGGTCGCGGCGGGAACAAATAGCTTCAATCAGATCGTGGAGCAGGACTTCGATCGGCTGATGGAGCGCACGATGGGGAGACCGCTGCCATCAGGAAGACTGAGCGGGGCCGCGGCCGTCACCTTCGCCGTCTTCACGATCGCTCTCGGGTTTGCGTTGCTGAGCATCGGTGTGAACCTGCTGGCCGGCGCCCTGGCGCTGACGACGACCGTGGCTTATCTGCTCCTTTATACGCCGTTGAAGAGAAGGACCTCGTTGTCGACGATCGCCGGTGCGGTTCCTGGAGCCATTCCTCCGATGATCGGATGGGCGGCGGCCACAGGAGCGCTCGAGCCGGGCGCCTGGATGCTCTTCGCGATTCTCTTCGTCTGGCAGCTTCCTCATTTCTTCGCCATCGGGCACCTCTATCGGGAAGACTACACCCGAGGAGGATTCAGATTGTTGTGCGTAGTCGACGAGGATGGCCGCCAGGCGGGGCTGCAGTCGGTGCTCTACAGTCTGATTCTGCTTCCGCTCACCCTCGGGCTTCCGATGGTCGGAATCGGCGGAAAGTGGTCTGCAGTCGGAGCGTTCCTCCTGTCGGTCGGGTTCGTGCTGTCGGCCTTCGGATTTCATCGCGAGAGGAGCAGGGATCGCGCGCGAAACCTTTTCAGGGCATCGATCTATTACCTGCTGTTGGTGATGGTCCTGATGGTCGTGGGTACCTGGATGGGCGGTTGA